In Deltaproteobacteria bacterium, the sequence TATCGCGCAGATCAAAGCATAATTGCGGACGATAGCCAACCCGAAACAGGACCGGTATTTGTCCGACCAGCTGAAGCAGGCCCCCGATCAGGGTCCCCACGGCCATGCCTACAATGGCGGGATACCCGAATCGGGGGGCCACGAAAGTCAGAGTGACCCCGAAAAGGATGGAGCCCAAATTAAAAAAGCTTGAAGCCAGAGCGGGGATAAAGAACCGCCCCTTACTATTAAGGATCCCCATGACCACCGCGGCCAGGGAAATCAGGGGCAGAAAGGGAAACATGATCTGCGTCATCAGAGCGGTAAGCCCCAACTTACCGGGCACTTTACCAAAGTCAGGGGCCAGGAGCCGCACTAGAGGTAAGGAATTGATGATCCCCAAAATGGAGATCACGACGACCAGCAGGCCGATGGTAGTCATGACATTATTGGCTAACCGCCAGGTCCGTGCCGCCCCCTGACGCTGATCGTAATCGGTGAATACCGTTACAAACGCTGAACTTAGAGCGCCTTCGGCAAACAGATCCCGGAGGAGATTAGGGATCCGAAAGGCCACCACAAAGGCATCAATGGCGTAACCCGCGCCAAACATTCCGGCAAACACCTGCTCCCGGATGAGTCCCAGGATACGGCTAGAAAAGACTGCCACTCCCACGGTGCCGGCCGAGCGGGCGATGGTCCCGGTTTGGCTGGAGACGGTGGGAGTCATCAGGGAGTACCAAAGAAAGAGTGGTTAAAGCAGGTTAGACGTGGGTTGGATGGCAAGGCTTTGCCCGGCCATTGGGTCCGGTCGGTGGCTTTGACTTCTTGACAAATGGCTCAGTCTCCCGGCTCAAGTGCTCATTTCCTGACCTGACCCCACCGTCGGTTAAAGTCCAAGTCATCTCCGGAGGGGGGCCCCGAGTCTGGCCCACCGGGATGAAGCAGGGCATAAGGCGGTTGCAACCCCGGCCACGGGTTGTTAGGATTCAGAAAACTGGAACGGGTGGAGGCCTCGTTGAGGTCCGAGATTCGACGGGTTGGCAGGGTCAGGGATAGATCCAGGTTCGGTCCAGAGAACGTCCCGGTAACAGTCACCTGCGCCACATGAATAATCAACCATACCAATCCAACACTAGCCAAAAGCCCCAAGGTGGCAAATCCATACAGCAGAACTCTGGCGCCACTGCGGCGCCGGTGAAAAACACTGGTACTCCGCGGGAAGCGCATGACCGCCTGCAGGGCATAGGCCACTGCTAAAATGACCATGGTTTTGACCACTGTTTTCTCCTCAGGGAACAAAGGAAGGCGATGCTATTAATATCACATTTAAGAGAATCAGTAAAGCTAATTCCGTGCTTATTCTAAGCTCTGATTAGCTCTTTCCGACCCGTCTAAGGGCGGGCCATGAAATACCCGGAAAATCGCCTTCCTGATCGTTTTTATCAAATATTTCTTGACATTATCATATTTTTCAGATTATCCTTTAAATTAATTAACCGCCTCCGGAGGAAACATGGCTCACGAGGCCGTACTGGTGGTCGATGATGAGGCCGCCATCCGCAGAGCGCTCAGCGAACTTTTAGATGCCGAGGGCTACGAAGTGGAGACCGCCGCGGACGGCGAGATCGCCTTACAAATGCTTCAGGAACGAGTCTACGATCTGGTATTAGCCGACCTTTTCCTGCCCAAACTGGACGGCATGGAGATCTTGCAATACCTAGTACAACACGCCCCGGAGACGGTCTGCATCATCATCACCGGCCATGGCACCATCCCTAACGCCGTTGCCGCCATGCGTTTAGGGGCTTATGACTACCTGTGTAAGCCCATCGAAAGCGACGCCCTCCTGATGGTCTTAGACCGGGCCCTGGAACACCGCCGATTGAAAGAAGAAAATATTAGACTGAAGAAACAGCTTAAGAAAAAATACGGGTTTGATAATATTGTCGGCATTAGTGAGGCAATTTATAAAATTTTTGATATTATTCGCAAGGTCGCTGACACCGACAGCACAATTTTGCTTCTCGGGGAATCGGGTACCGGCAAAGAACTCATTGCCCGCGCCATCCATTATAACAGTGAACGACGGGAAGGCCCGCTGATTGCGGTAAATTGTGCGGCGATTCCGGAAGAACTGCTGGAAAGCGAATTGTTCGGCCACGAACGGGGAGCCTTTACTCATGCGATTCGGACCCGCTACGGGCGTTTCGAGCAGGCTAACGGCGGCACTATCTTCCTCGATGAAATCGGGGACATGAGCCCCAACCTCCAAGTGAAGATCAATCGGGTATTACAGGAACATCAGTTTGAGCGCATCGGCGGACTCAAACCCATCAAAGTCAATATCCGGGTTATTGCCGCCACCAATCAGGATCTGGAAAAGTTGGTCCAACAGGGACGGTTTCGGGAGGACCTTTATTACCGACTTAACGTAATTCCCATCAAGATTCCCCCTTTACGAGAGCGAACCAGTGACATCCCGTTGCTGGTAAAACATTTCTTGAATGAATTTTCAGCCAAAAAGGCAAAAAAGGTCAAAGGCTTCACCCCCGAGGCGATGAATCTGTTGGTGCAATATTCCTGGCCAGGAAACGTCCGAGAGTTGGAAAACCTGATGGAGCGACTGGTTATTTTAGCCGACCGCGAGATTTTGGAGGTCTCGGACCTGCCTGAGCGCTTCTTGACCCCTGCCAAAGAAAACCACGTGCTCCCCCTGGATATCCCAGAGGAGGGCATTCAATTAAATGAGGCGGTGTCCGAATTCGAGCGGCAGTTGATCATTCGGGCCCTAAACAAGACCGGCTGGGTCAAAAACCAGGCTGCCCAACTCCTGCATCTTAACCGGACTACCTTGATTGAAAAGATCAAAAAACAAAAGATCAGCAAACCCGGTGAAGTCCCCTCTGATTTAACCGTCAAACTTATCTGAATATTGTTAAGCCTCTTTTTGAAAATACGCAATATTATCTTATCCCTAATGACCCCTTTGGCCTAAATATTCACGCTTTCCGACTAGATCCCTACGGATTTTATCCCCCAATCAGAGATTATTATGTTATAATTATACTTCTCTTTATTGGCGATAATGGCGCTGAGCTTTGAGAACCACATGGCAGAAGTGATCGAATCAGTTATCTGCACGGGTTGCGGTTGTTTATGCGACGATCTGGACGTCACGCTCGAAGGCAATCAGATTATCGAGGTGGCCAATGTCTGTCTCTGGGGGGTCAACAGATTCATTGCCAGCAAAAAATTCCATTCCAAAAAGGACCGCCGCCGCATCCTTTCCCCGCAGCTCCGACGCAAAGGGCGGGCCATGGCGGTATCTTACGAATCCGCCTTGGAAGAGGCCGCCAATATTTTAGTCCAGGCCCGCCGTCCCCTGATCTATGGCCTTACCAATAATGGTTCCTGGGCCCAGGAGGCGGCCCTTAAACTGGCCTGTCGCTGGCAGGCCCGGCTGGAACCGGCGGATCTGCCTTTTATGGCCCCCTATTTTGAGGCTCTGAGCAATCATGGGCTATACTGGACGCCTTTGGAAGAAATCCGGGATGAGGCAGATACCATCTTATTCTGGGGGGGCAACCCGATACATTCCTGCCCCCGGCATGTGGTGCGCTATTCGGTGTTTAGCCGGGGGCGGTTCATCGAACGCGGAATAGAAGAACGACAGGTAGCCGCCGTGGATATCTATCCCACCGAGACCGCCAAATTCTGTAAGCCTTTCATCCAAATCGACCCGGGACAGGAACTGGATCTGATCAAGGGGGTAATCGCTGCCTTGACCGATGGATCAGACCCCCCGGCCCGGATTAAAGGAACCCGGAAGCTGGCTAAGTTGCTCTCCGAAGCCAGCTATGGGGTGATCTTTGTGGGCCGCGGGGCTAGCTACGGTCCGGCCCGAGAACTTCTCGATCACCTGGCCCGGCTGGTCGTCTGGCTCAATAAGCGGGTGCCATTTACCTTGTTTCCCCTGGCCAGCGATTTCAATGCCAGCGGCCTTTATCAACTGCTGCTGCGGGAAACCGGCAGTCCCTACGCCCCAGATTTCGGGGACTCCTCGGGTTTTGCCAGTCATTCTGTCCGGGTGGACTTGCGCGAGGTGGACGCTTTGCTGGTAACCGGCGCTGATCTGTTCTGGTTTTTACCCGAGGACCAGGCCCAGGAGCTCAAACGCCGGCAGGTGCCGATTGTGGCTCTGTCCCCCTTTGCCAACCGGACCACGGCCCAGGCCCAGGTAGTGTTTCCTGTAGCCTTGGCCGGCATTGAAACCGAAGAGATCGCCTATCGCATGGATGGCCTACCGGTGGAATTACCCAGGCTGATTTCCAGCCGTTTCCGGTCTGACCACCAGGTTCTGGCAGACCTGGAACAGGCTCTGACCGGTAGGTCAAGAGATTAAATATTGCATGTTTTTCAAGCTGACTGACTTTACTCATATGAGCCTTAAAAGGAGGATGTAGCAATGACTGAAACCACCGGAACAAATCCTGTGGTGCGCCTGGAGACGACTATGGGGCCGATTAAAGCGGAATTATGGCCTGATAAAGCCCCTATAACGGTGGCCAATTTTTTGACCTATGTCAAAGAAGGGTTTTATGACGGCCTCATTTTTCACCGGGCCACTCCCATGTTTATGGTGCAAACCGGCGGTTTTGAGCCGGGCATGGTCTATCGGCCGCCGACGCACCCGCCGATTGATAATGAAGCGGCCAACGGTGAGAAGAACAAACGGGGTACTCTGGCAATGGCCAGGGCTTTTCCCATTAAAAGCGCCGCGGCCCAATTCTTTATTAATCTAGTCGATAATCCGAAACTGGATCATAAGGGGCCTGAGCCACAAAACTATGGCTATGCCGTGTTTGGCCAGGTCATTGAGGGCATGGGAACGGTGGAACGGATGACCACGGTCAAGTTAACGGTTCGGGAAAACCATAAAGATGTCCCCCTGGAAGATATCAAGCTTATCCGGGCTATAGTAGAGCAAGAGTGATCCGGAGGGCCGTGGGAACCTTGTCTGAGCTATCCCGGGGCCAATAATAACAGGTACGGTTCTTTTAATGAAAACCAAAAGTTATGATGCGTCTCAAAATTGCTCAAGGTCGCCTGTATGATCCCACCCAGGGTTGGGAGGGGGAGGTGGGAGATCTTTATGTCGAGGGAGATCGCATCGTTGCTCCCCTACCAGAAGTAGATCGAGTCATCGATGCTCAGGGACAGATGGTGGTAGCCGGGGGGATTGAGCTGCGCGGCCAGGTCGCCACTTATGGCCTGAATTATTTACGTTTGTGGGGCTTGTTGCCATCTGCCCGGGAAATCGGCGAATTATATGCCTCACTGGGATTTACTCATGTCCATGAGCCCTTTTTGACCTTATATACCGCTAAGTATACCCATCGTGAACTGGCAGCGCTGCCGGTAGTTGACACTTCGGCATCCTTAACCCTGAATATCCGCGACCTGGATAAATGGCTACGATTACCGGAACAATTAGGCGAGGTGGGTCAGAACCTGCAATTTTTGTTGGAGCAGACCCGTTCCCTGAACCTGCGGATCATGGAGCCGTATGTCCGCTTCCGGCAAGACTATTTTGCGCATCGGAACATCCGCACCGAGGAAATTCTGGAGATTCTGGCCACACTGGCGCAGTCGCATAACCTTACCCTGACTCTGGAGGCCAGTCCGGGGATTATACGCCTGCCACTACCAGCGCCAACCGCATTCCATCTTGCCGCTCTGGGTCCGGCCCTAATTGAAGATGATCTGGTCGAGGCAACCCTGGGACATCTGGAAAAAGGAACTACGGTGGATTTAGGACTGATGCCACCGAAAGGTTCACAGAATTTTGCCAACCTGCCGGTTCAGATCAATCTGGGATTCTTTCATCCTTTAAACCTTTGTCCCCCCCATTCCCCGGCCGCGGCTCAGCGGGCTTTAGTTCTGGCCTTGAAATATCAAGGGACAAATCTGGCCTTTTCCGGCGCGGGCTCCTTCCTGACCCCAATAAGTCAATATTCTCGGATCTTTTCGTGGCTGGCAGACCAGGGCGCCCGTCGGCAGGATTGGGGAGACAGCCTGCCTTCCCGTGAATATTCGCTGGCCGAATGGGTCAGGATGACGCGGACCTTACCGGCCCAACTATTAGGTCTTACGGAGCGCGGCCATCTCGGTGTCGGGGCTCGGGCTGATATCGCCGTCTATGACCTGCCCGGAGCCGATAAACGGATCAATTGGGGCCAGTCCTTGAGCCGTTGCCGGTTTTTGCTTAAGGCCGGGGAAACAGTGATCGATAATTTTAATCTGGTAAAGCCTGAAATCTCCAAGGCTACCTATTATCTTCAGACCGGCATCGAAGCCAGTCCCTGGCTAAAGGAGGTTTGTCAATATCGCAGTTTTCGTCTGGAAAACCTCTGGGTTCATGACCACCTAGGGAACCACTGGATAGGGATCTGATAATGGCCACGGTCGAGGAAGTCCTGGAATTTCTCCCCCGCACTGATTGTGGACAGTGTGGCATGACCTGTGCTGAATTCGCCGCTCTTTTGGTGTCGAGGGATTTATCCCCGGAAGACTGTCCGGTGCTGCATGAACCCGATTATGCCGGATATATCGAGGCCCTCCATGAGATCCTTGGGCCAGCCGAAGCGGCTCCGACCGCGGGGATGCTTATTGACCAGGACAAATGCAATGGCTGTGGCATCTGTGTGGCAGTATGCGAATATCACTTGGGCAACTGTGATGAGGCCCGTTTAGGCCGGGGTCCCCGACCTCAGGATAAGGTAGTTTTCCATGTGGTCAATGGCACGGTGGTGGTGGTCCACCAGGATCTTTGTTCCCGCTTAATCCAAGCTGCCGAAAGGTGCAACAAGTGCGCCGACCATTGCCCGGTCGGAGCCATCACCTTGTTTTAAATTTAGGGATCAACATGGCTGAGACCTTAGATATTCAAGCTCTGGACCCGCATTTTAAAGATGAGGTGGCCCAGGAACCCGGATGCGAGCATCTGCTGCGCTGCTTTTCCTGTGGGGTCTGTACCGCTACCTGTCCGGTTAGTGAGATCGAGCCCAGCTTTAGTCCCAGCCGGATTATCAGGCAGGTCCTTTACGGTCTGCGAGAGCCGCTCCTCTCCTCCCCGGCCCTCTGGTATTGTGCCCGTTGTGCCAATTGCTCTTTTCAGTGCCCTCAGGATGTCAGGTTTTTGGATATTATACAGGGTTTGCGGAATATGGCCCGGCGTAGCGGCCAGATTAGCGAGGAGCGGGCTGCCCAGCTGGCCCGGGGCGAGGAGTTGATTCAGGAACTCAGGCGGCGATTCATAGCCGCCATCCTTTCCGGACCTAAGGAAGCAGAAGATCTCAAGGCCACCCTGATCCAACTGGCCTCGGAATTGGACATCAATGAAGGAAAGGAGCCGTAGACTTACATGGCCTGGATCCGGCCATTAGAGCGAGTCGTCAGTCCGCGGGTGCTGGTTGTCGGCGGGGGCATCGCCGGCATGCAGGCCGCCCTGGATGTGGCCAAGGTAGGGCTACCAGTGACGCTGGTCGAACAAGGCCCTTCCATCGGCGGACTTATGGCCCAACTGGACAAAACTTTCCCTACCAACGATTGTGCCATGTGTATTCTCTCCCCCCGCATGCTGGAGATCGCCCGCCACCCCTTGATTGAGATTCTGACCTTGACCCAGGTCGTGCAAATCCAGGGAAGGCCCGGAGATTTTCAGGTAGTTTTATGCCGTCGGCCGCGTTTTGTGGACCTCAGCAAATGTTCTGGGTGTGGAGAGTGTACCCGGGTCTGTCCCCGCCGCATCCCGGACCCCTATAATCTGGGTCTCAACCAGACCAAAGCTATCCATGTGCCCTTTCCTCAGGCGGTCCCATTAGCCGCTTATATCATACCCGAAGCCTGCCGTTATTTTGAGGGCAAGAAATGCGAAGCCTGCATCAAGGTTTGCCAGGCCGGAGCCATTGATCTTCATCAGACCCCAGAAATTTTGGTTCAGCAATTTGGGGCTGTCATCCTGGCCACCGGGGTTGGCGTAGCCCCGGCGGATAATTTTCCGGGTTATGAAAACCCTGACGTGGTCACCAGCCAGGAATTTGAACGCCTCCTGAGCGCCACCGGTCCGCATGCCGGGAAGTTGCTGCGGCCTTCCGATCAGACCCCACCAGGCCGCATTGCCTTTATTCAATGCGTCGGCTCCCGCGACCCCAGAGAAGGAGTAGCCCACTGTTCGGCCGTATGTTGCATGGCCAGTCTCAAAGAGGCACTGGTGGCCAAAGAGATCAGCGCCACCGAAGTTCAGGCGACCATCTTTTATATGGACATCCGAACCCATGGCAAAGGCTTTGAACGTTACCTGCAACAGGCTCAAGACCATGGCGTGCAATTAATCCGCTCCCGGGTGACGGCCGTTGGTCCCCGGCCTCAAGGTGGCGTGGTGATCCGCTATACCGACCCCGGCGGGCGGCCCGATGAAGACTCGTTTGATCTGGCCGTGTTGGCGGTGGGTTTAAGGCCAACGGCAAGTTCCAGACAATGGGTCCGCCGGTTGGGAATGGGTCTCAATGAATCCGGCTTTATCAAGACCTCGCTCCTGGTTCCAACCACTACAGAGCGGGAAGGAGTATTTATCTGTGGTACGGCCAGTGGGCCCATGGATATCCCCGAAGCGGTTACGTCGGCCAGTGCCAGCGCCGCCGCGGCTTCACAATTATTGACCCTAGGTGTACGGACCCGGCCTGCTAAAGCCAAATTGCCCGGACCCCGCCGTGTTGCTGATTATCCTCCCCGGATCGGAGTTTTTCTCTGCCATTGTGGCACCAATATTGCCAAAGTTATCGATATCGGAAAATTAGCCACGGCGGTTGAAAAGCTGCCCGCTGTGGTCCATGTCGAAGACAACCTGTTTACCTGTTCGGTTGATTCTACCAAGCGGATGAGCGAAACCATCCGGGATTTAGGACTCAATAGGGTCGTGGTGGCCGCTTGCACCCCCCGGACCCACGAGGTGGTATTCCGGGAGGTCCTGGCTGAGGCCGGCCTTAATCCGGGCTATTTTGCCTTTGCCAATATCCGGGAACAGTGCTCCTGGGTGCACCAGGATGACCAAGCCGCAGCCCTTCATAAGGCCGAACACGTGGTGGCCATGGCCGTCGGTCGAGCCTGGATGCTGACCCCGATTCAACCCCAAGGCTTCCCGGTGAATCCCAAGGCCCTGGTCCTGGGAGGCGGGGTGGCTGGGATGAGTGCGGCCCTGACATTAGGCGATCAAGGATTTCACACTTATTTGCTGGAGCGCAGCCGAGATTTAGGAGGAATAGCGCGACAATTACATTTCACCTTGGAAGGCGCAGACCCGCAAAAGTTTTTACAGGAACTGAAGGCCGAAGTCTACCGCCATCCCAATGTTGAGGTCTTAACCCAGACCGAAGCGGTTCAGGTTAATGGGCATGTCGGGCAATTCCAGACCTTGGTGCGCCAACAAACCGCGGCGGGACCGCTGAAACGTTGGTTGGATCACGGAGTTACGATCGTGGCCACCGGAGGTAGAGTATTTAATCCCCAGGGGCGCTATCTTTACGGCACCGACCCGCGCATTCTCACCCAACTGGAGTTGGAGGCCCGGATTAAGGCTAATGATCCCCAGTTGGAAAAGGTCCGGCAGGTGGTGATGATCCAATGTGTGGGCTCTCGAGAACCCGAACATCCCTATTGCAGCCGGATCTGTTGTTCTGAGGCCCTAAAAAACGCCCTCCTGTTAAAAGAGCGCTATCCTTTGACAGAAGTCATGATTCTTTATCGAGATCTCCGGGCTTATGGCCTCCAAGAGATTTATTATCAAGATGCCAAACAGCAGGGTGTGGAGTTTATTCCCTTTGACCCGAAACGACCCCCACAGTTAGAGATTACCAAACGCCGGCAACTCAAGCTCTTAATCAGGGATGAACTCCTGGACCAAGAACTGAGCCTGAGCGCCGATCTGGTGATCTTGAGTGTCGGGATTGAGCCGGCGGTAGGCAGTGACCAAGTAGCCCGACTCCTGGGACTATCCCAGACCCTGGAAGGTTTCTTCCTGGAGGCCCATCAGAAATTGCGTCCTGTCGATGTGATTAGCGAGGGCATCTTTTTGTGCGGCCTGGCCCATTATCCCAAGACCCTGGGAGAAACGGTAGCCCAGGCCCAGGCCGCGGCCATCCGCGCTGCCAGTATTTTGTTTCAAACCGAACTGCTCAGTGGTGAGATGGCCGCCTCGATTACTACCGGCAAATGCCGACGCTGTCTGCACTGTCTGGAAGTGTGCCCCTTTAAAGCGGTGGGGCTGGAGGCTAACGGTAAACCTACGATCCAAACCGAAGTCTGTCAGGGCTGCGGAATTTGCGCCTCTGAATGTCCGGCTGAGGCCATTCAGATGAGCCGCATTTCCGATGCGGAATTGGAGGCCCAGATCGATGCGGCTTTAATGGCCTGAACCGGAGGGAAAATGATACGAGAAAGTTATTGTGGCCTGTGCGATGACTGTCAGTTAGGGAACCGTGATTTCCTAGAGAGCGTCGCTCAGTTGAAGGAATATGTAGATCAGTTCCGGGCTGACTGGTGGGTGCATTGTTTTCCCGATGGAGAGGGATTCAGTTTTGCTGAATTTCGCAAAGGTATCAACTGGTTTTTGTCACATACGGAATGCCCCGGGTGCAAGGGCGGACGAGGATTAGAAAATTGCCCCATCCGCATCTGTGCCCGGCAGCGTCATATCGAGCACTGCTACGAATGCCCGGACCTCAAAGGCTGTGACAAATTCGATCACCTCCTCATTGAATTTCCGGACCTAAAAATTAATCTCCTGCGGCGCCAGTTAAAGTATAAAGCATGTCAGTACCATCGGCACCTGGACCAAGCCAAGTAGTAAGGACCAGTATCCCCTTCGAGCTTAGGTAATAGACAGTCCCCACCTCCGCCGACCAACTCCGCTAATCATTATAACTTGGTGGGGGGCTGGGAGGAGGAATTGGTTCCGGGTGGGGCTTTCTTTTAGATCCCGGATGGAGCACCGACATTGGGGCCTGATCCACCGATGGGAGGCCGGGGCCAGGTTTTTTGATATCAAATTCCACCAACGGAGTTGGCGGCTGGGTTAGATTTTCTGGATCATAATCGTAGCTCAACTGGAATTCCTCGGTTAAGCTCTTGTACATCGCCGGGGTAATGGGCTTCACCTGGATAGCTTTTTGGGGTTCTACTATCGCAAAGTTCATGGGTTTCAGATCAAGCAGTTCCCCGGTCGATTTATTTTTTACCGACAGCGGATTAATGGCTTCCAAAAGGTAGACATGATC encodes:
- a CDS encoding sigma-54-dependent Fis family transcriptional regulator encodes the protein MAHEAVLVVDDEAAIRRALSELLDAEGYEVETAADGEIALQMLQERVYDLVLADLFLPKLDGMEILQYLVQHAPETVCIIITGHGTIPNAVAAMRLGAYDYLCKPIESDALLMVLDRALEHRRLKEENIRLKKQLKKKYGFDNIVGISEAIYKIFDIIRKVADTDSTILLLGESGTGKELIARAIHYNSERREGPLIAVNCAAIPEELLESELFGHERGAFTHAIRTRYGRFEQANGGTIFLDEIGDMSPNLQVKINRVLQEHQFERIGGLKPIKVNIRVIAATNQDLEKLVQQGRFREDLYYRLNVIPIKIPPLRERTSDIPLLVKHFLNEFSAKKAKKVKGFTPEAMNLLVQYSWPGNVRELENLMERLVILADREILEVSDLPERFLTPAKENHVLPLDIPEEGIQLNEAVSEFERQLIIRALNKTGWVKNQAAQLLHLNRTTLIEKIKKQKISKPGEVPSDLTVKLI
- a CDS encoding peptidylprolyl isomerase, with amino-acid sequence MTETTGTNPVVRLETTMGPIKAELWPDKAPITVANFLTYVKEGFYDGLIFHRATPMFMVQTGGFEPGMVYRPPTHPPIDNEAANGEKNKRGTLAMARAFPIKSAAAQFFINLVDNPKLDHKGPEPQNYGYAVFGQVIEGMGTVERMTTVKLTVRENHKDVPLEDIKLIRAIVEQE
- a CDS encoding amidohydrolase family protein, yielding MMRLKIAQGRLYDPTQGWEGEVGDLYVEGDRIVAPLPEVDRVIDAQGQMVVAGGIELRGQVATYGLNYLRLWGLLPSAREIGELYASLGFTHVHEPFLTLYTAKYTHRELAALPVVDTSASLTLNIRDLDKWLRLPEQLGEVGQNLQFLLEQTRSLNLRIMEPYVRFRQDYFAHRNIRTEEILEILATLAQSHNLTLTLEASPGIIRLPLPAPTAFHLAALGPALIEDDLVEATLGHLEKGTTVDLGLMPPKGSQNFANLPVQINLGFFHPLNLCPPHSPAAAQRALVLALKYQGTNLAFSGAGSFLTPISQYSRIFSWLADQGARRQDWGDSLPSREYSLAEWVRMTRTLPAQLLGLTERGHLGVGARADIAVYDLPGADKRINWGQSLSRCRFLLKAGETVIDNFNLVKPEISKATYYLQTGIEASPWLKEVCQYRSFRLENLWVHDHLGNHWIGI
- a CDS encoding 4Fe-4S binding protein yields the protein MATVEEVLEFLPRTDCGQCGMTCAEFAALLVSRDLSPEDCPVLHEPDYAGYIEALHEILGPAEAAPTAGMLIDQDKCNGCGICVAVCEYHLGNCDEARLGRGPRPQDKVVFHVVNGTVVVVHQDLCSRLIQAAERCNKCADHCPVGAITLF
- a CDS encoding 4Fe-4S dicluster domain-containing protein, which gives rise to MAETLDIQALDPHFKDEVAQEPGCEHLLRCFSCGVCTATCPVSEIEPSFSPSRIIRQVLYGLREPLLSSPALWYCARCANCSFQCPQDVRFLDIIQGLRNMARRSGQISEERAAQLARGEELIQELRRRFIAAILSGPKEAEDLKATLIQLASELDINEGKEP
- a CDS encoding CoB--CoM heterodisulfide reductase iron-sulfur subunit A family protein, which produces MAWIRPLERVVSPRVLVVGGGIAGMQAALDVAKVGLPVTLVEQGPSIGGLMAQLDKTFPTNDCAMCILSPRMLEIARHPLIEILTLTQVVQIQGRPGDFQVVLCRRPRFVDLSKCSGCGECTRVCPRRIPDPYNLGLNQTKAIHVPFPQAVPLAAYIIPEACRYFEGKKCEACIKVCQAGAIDLHQTPEILVQQFGAVILATGVGVAPADNFPGYENPDVVTSQEFERLLSATGPHAGKLLRPSDQTPPGRIAFIQCVGSRDPREGVAHCSAVCCMASLKEALVAKEISATEVQATIFYMDIRTHGKGFERYLQQAQDHGVQLIRSRVTAVGPRPQGGVVIRYTDPGGRPDEDSFDLAVLAVGLRPTASSRQWVRRLGMGLNESGFIKTSLLVPTTTEREGVFICGTASGPMDIPEAVTSASASAAAASQLLTLGVRTRPAKAKLPGPRRVADYPPRIGVFLCHCGTNIAKVIDIGKLATAVEKLPAVVHVEDNLFTCSVDSTKRMSETIRDLGLNRVVVAACTPRTHEVVFREVLAEAGLNPGYFAFANIREQCSWVHQDDQAAALHKAEHVVAMAVGRAWMLTPIQPQGFPVNPKALVLGGGVAGMSAALTLGDQGFHTYLLERSRDLGGIARQLHFTLEGADPQKFLQELKAEVYRHPNVEVLTQTEAVQVNGHVGQFQTLVRQQTAAGPLKRWLDHGVTIVATGGRVFNPQGRYLYGTDPRILTQLELEARIKANDPQLEKVRQVVMIQCVGSREPEHPYCSRICCSEALKNALLLKERYPLTEVMILYRDLRAYGLQEIYYQDAKQQGVEFIPFDPKRPPQLEITKRRQLKLLIRDELLDQELSLSADLVILSVGIEPAVGSDQVARLLGLSQTLEGFFLEAHQKLRPVDVISEGIFLCGLAHYPKTLGETVAQAQAAAIRAASILFQTELLSGEMAASITTGKCRRCLHCLEVCPFKAVGLEANGKPTIQTEVCQGCGICASECPAEAIQMSRISDAELEAQIDAALMA
- a CDS encoding DUF3795 domain-containing protein, which encodes MIRESYCGLCDDCQLGNRDFLESVAQLKEYVDQFRADWWVHCFPDGEGFSFAEFRKGINWFLSHTECPGCKGGRGLENCPIRICARQRHIEHCYECPDLKGCDKFDHLLIEFPDLKINLLRRQLKYKACQYHRHLDQAK